Genomic DNA from Ilyobacter polytropus DSM 2926:
TCTTTTCTTGATAAAAGAAAGTAACCAAAGAAAATCAAGAATTTTCAAATGTCTAGGAAGTATATATTTCTTTTATCGCCTTTGAGAGCTACAGTCCTCGGTACCCTGCGGAACTTATTCTGTAGTACGGCTGAGTGCAGGTTCTTTCCTGTATAAGCCCTGCGACTTGAAAATTCAAAAATAAGAATGATATAAACTTTAATAAAAAAATATGCACAGTTATTTCTTAAATTTCGACTATTCTTAATTCTGATTTTGTCAATGGCAGGGGAAGAAAATAAAAAACCATTCAAAAAGAAAGTACTCATGTTTTAAGTTCTTCTCTGTGTAACTCTTTTCTTGTCTCTGTGTCCTCTGTGGCCAAAATCTTTTGTCCTTATTCGTGTTAAATTTTTCTGTCTTTTATCGGTTTTCATTCGTGACAAAATCTTTTGACTCTATTATCGATTTTCTCTGTGCAACTCTATTCTTAATCTCTGTGAACTCTGTGACCAAAAGGTCTTGACCTTATTCGTGTTAATATTTTTAGTCTTTTATCAGTGCTCATTCGTGACAAAATATTTTTTTATTAACTAGGTTATTTACATACATCTTCTAAAGGGGTGTAGTGAAGGTCTAGATCTTTTGCCACCTGTTCATAGACGAGTTTTCCGTCGATTACATTGATTCCGTTGATTAATTCAGGATATTTTTTACATGCCTTGTGTATATCCATACCTGCTAGGGCTCTGGCATACTTCAGAGTTGCATTATTAAGTGCATAGGTAGAAGTTCTGGCAAAGGCACCTGGCATGTTTGCCACACAGTAGTGAAGGACATCGTCAACAAAGAAGATAGGTTCTGTATGTGTTGTGGCTTTAGAGGTCTCAAAACACCCTCCCTGGTCAATGGCCACATCAACTAAGACTGTTCCAGGCTGCATTTTTTTGATATGCTCTCTGGTCACAAGTTTTGGAGCCTTGGCTCCTGGTACGAGGACAGTTCCTATAACAAGGTCGGCATTTACTACAGCTTCCTCAATATTATGAGAGTTGGAATAGATGGTTTTTATCTTGTTTCCGTAAATATCGTCTAAATATCTTAATTTGTGAATATCAAGGTCTATGATAGTGCAGTCAGCCCCTAAACCTACTGCCATTTGAAGGGCATTTTGTCCTGCCACCCCAGCCCCTATAATGACACATTTTGCTCTTTTGGTACCTGGTACCCCACCTATAAGGACTCCTTTTCCACCTTGGTTTTCCTGAAGATAAAATGCTCCCATCTGAGTTGCCATTCTTCCTGCCACTTCAGACATAGGTGCAAGAAGGGGAATAGACTTGTCTTCTAAAACTATAGTTTCATAGGCGATACATGTGGCTCCTGAGGCCATGAGTCCCTCTGTCTGAGGTTTGTCTGCAGCTAGGTGAAGGTAAGTATATAAAAGGTGGTGCGGCTTTAGACAGGCGATCTCCCTAGGCTGGGGTTCCTTTACCTTTATGATCATATCTGCAGCTTCAAATACATCTTCTAAAGAGTCTAGGATCTTTGCTCCTGCCTTAATATAATCTTCATCAGATATCCCAACCCCTATACCTGCTTTGGTTTCAACAAATAACTGATGACCGTCAGCTACAAGCTGAGCCACAGAAGCCGGAATAAGACCTACTCTGTTTTCGTTGTTTTTAATCTCCTTAGGTACACCTATTTTCATTTTAATACCCCCTTCAACATTATTATCCTATTATTTTATGTATACAACTATGTTCTATTAAAATCAACATTATAAATAATAAATATTTTTTTAACTAAAATAGTATTTTTTTAGTAAACAATTTGTCCAAAGTATAGGTACTTTATCTGAATTTATGATAGACAGTATTAAAATTTATTTTTTATTAAGAAGACGCTTTTATTTGTGAGAAGAATGGTAAAATGATATAATCGATCTAGTTGGTATTTGAGATAAATATAAAAATTATTGAATATATCAGAATATTAGAGTCAAAAGATTTCGTCACGAATGAAATTCAATAAAAGATAAGAAATATTAACACGAATAAGAATAAAAGATTTTTACCACAGAGTATCATAGAAGTGTATGTTGCACAGAGATAAAAATAGAGTTTTATAGAGAAGAGCTTTTGAATTTTCAATTTTTTAGGGGTGCCTTTTCTTTGGTTACTTTTGCCATGACCAAAGGGAGGAAATGCCCTTGGGGTACTTTAGGCAAGCAAAGAAAGTAACGGAGCTTTTAAATTAAAATAGATTAAATTTTATAAAAATAATAATGAGGTGATTCTATGCTGGACAAGATAATTGTAAGAGGTGCAAGAGAACACAATCTTAAAAATATAAATGTAGAAATACCAAAAAATAAATTTGTAGTGATAACTGGTGTCAGCGGAAGTGGGAAATCCTCTTTAGCCTTTGATACAATATACTCTGAAGGACAGCGAAGATATGTAGAGAGTCTTTCTGCCTATGCCAGACAGTTTATCGGTCAGATGCAAAAACCAGATATGGACAGTATAGAGGGGCTTTCTCCTGCCATATCCATCGAACAAAAGACAACTAATAAGAATCCGAGATCAATAGTGGGGACAATGACAGAGGTCTATGATTATATGAGGCTTTTATTTGCCCATGTTGGAACGGCTCATTGTCCTATCTGCGGAGAAAAAGTTGAAAAGCAGAGTATAGAGGAGATGGTAGACAGCATCTTATTGAGGTTTGAGGAAAAAACAAAGATAATACTCATGTCACCTCTTGTAAAGGAGAAAAAAGGAACTCATAAGAATCTTTTTATCAACCTGCAGAAAAAGGGATTTGTGAGAGTCAGAGTAGACGGAGAAGTACTGCATCTAGAGGACGAGATAGAATTAGATAAGAATAAAAAGCACACCATAGAGGTGGTGGTAGACAGAGTCGTCCTCAAAAAACAGGACAAGGACTTCATAAGCAGATTCACTCAGTCAGTAGAGGCATCTACGGAACTTTCCGGAGGAAGGGTGGTACTCAGTATAGAGGGGGAAGATTACAGCTATAGTGAAAATTTTGTATGCCCAAACCATGAGGAGGTAAGTATACCAGATATAAATCCGAGACTTTTTTCCTTTAATGCCCCCTATGGAGCCTGTCCTGAATGCAATGGTCTTGGTAAAAAACTAGAGGTAGATGAAAACAGGCTCATTGAAGATGAAAATCTTTCTCTAAATAACGGGGGGATATATATTCCAGGAGCGGCATCTAGAAAAGGTTATAGCTGGGCTGTTTTTCAGTCTATGGCAAGAGCTTTTGATATAGACCTTGATAAACCTGTGAAAGAACTTTCCAAAAGGGAACTGGATATAGTATTTTACGGTGTAGTGGGAAAGAGTTTCAGGGTAGATTATAAGGGCAGAGATTTTCAGTATCACGGAATGAAAGAGTATGAAGGAGCAATAAAAAATCTAGAGAGAAGATATTATGAGACAGCCTCTGATTCTATGAAGGACGAGATAGAAAATAAGTACATGATAGAAAAAATCTGTAAGGTGTGCAACGGAAAAAGACTTAAGCCTGAAGTCTTGGGAGTTACAATAAATGAAAAAAATATTATGGAAATATGTTTTGTAAGTGTAAAGGAAGCCCTAGAGTTTTTTCAGAATCTCAAGCTAAGTCCAAAAGAGGAAATGATAGCCAAGGAGATACTAAAAGAGATCAGAGAGAGGCTGTCATTTATGATAAATGTAGGGTTAGATTATCTCAGCCTTGCAAGGGAAACCAAGACACTTTCAGGGGGAGAATCCCAGAGAATAAGGCTTGCCACACAGATAGGCTCTGGTCTAACAGGTGTGCTCTATGTCTTAGATGAGCCAAGCATCGGACTTCATCAGAGAGACAACAACAAACTTCTCGCCACATTAAACAGGCTAAAAGACCTAGGAAACACCCTTATTGTAGTAGAACATGATGAGGATACAATGTTTCAGGCAGACTATATATTTGATTTAGGGCCCGGGGCAGGAAGGTTCGGGGGAGAGATTGTAGCCAAGGGAACTCCCAAGCAGATCATGAGATCAAAAAAATCTCTCACTGGAAAATATCTAAATAAAAATATAAAAATAGAGACTCCTGAAAAAAGAAGAAAATGGAAGAAAAGCATAAAATTACAGGGGGCTTCGGGAAATAACCTAAAAAATGTAGATGTGGAAATACCATTAGGAGTAATGACTCTGGTAACAGGGGTAAGTGGAAGCGGGAAATCCACCCTTATAAATCAGACTTTGTTTCCTCTGCTGTTTAATATGCTCAATAAAGGGAAGTTATATCCCCTTGAAAACAAGGGAATAAAAGGAGTGGAAAAGTTAGATAAGGTTATAGATATAGATCAGAGTCCTATAGGAAGGACACCGAGATCAAATCCGGCAACTTATACTAAAATTTTTGACGACATAAGAAATCTATTTGCAGAAACAAAAGAATCTAAGATCCGGGGATATAAAAAAGGAAGATTTTCATTTAATGTGAGAGGCGGAAGATGTGAGGCCTGTCAGGGAGCCGGAATAATAAAAATAGAGATGAACTTTCTCCCAGATGTATATGTAGAGTGTGAGGTGTGCAAGGGAAAAAGATACAACAGAGAGACTCTAGAAGTAACTTATAAGGGAAAAAATATCTCTGACGTGCTGGGAATGAGTGTAGGAGAGGCCTATGAGTTTTTTGAAAAGATACCCTCTCTTGAGAGAAAGCTAAGGGTTCTGATGGAAGTGGGCTTAGACTATATCAAACTCGGCCAGCCTGCCACAACCCTTTCTGGGGGAGAAGCCCAGAGAATAAAACTAGCCACAGAGCTCTCAAAAGTTGCTAGAGGTCATACTGTCTATATCTTAGACGAGCCTACAACAGGACTTCATTTTGAAGATATCAGAAAATTACTAGAGGTACTCAATAGGCTGGTGGACAAGGGAAATACGGTAATTGTAATCGAACACAATCTAGACGTGATCAAAACTGCAGATCATATAATCGATATAGGGCCTGAGGGTGGAGATGAAGGTGGAAAGATAATAGCGGTGGGAACACCTGAGCAGCTTATTGAAGTAGAAAAAAGTTATACAGGGCATTATTTGAAAAAAGTGATGGAATAAATTTTATAAATTGAAATTCCTAGTGAAAGTTATCAATATTTTTAGGGGTGGGGTAATTGGAGAAGAGGTTTGGTGCATTTAGTGGGGTTTTTCTCCCGACGTTTTTAACTATAATAGGTGTAATTTTTTACCTGAGATTTGGATGGATAGTTGGTAATGCTGGAATTATGGGGACTATCAGTATAGTTGTATTGGCTCATGTGATAACAATAGCAACGGCACTTTCTATATCTTCTATAACTACCAATATGGACGTCAAGGGGGGAGGAGCTTATTACCTTATCTCTAGAAGTCTGGGCTTAGAGATCGGAGGAAGTATAGGAATTCCTCTATACCTGTCCCAGGTCATATCTGTAGCCCTATACATACTTGGGTTTGTAGAATCGGTAAAGATGATATATCCGGCCATAAATGATAAAATTGTAGCCCTTGCAGTGACAGTAGTAATAGGGATTATATCTGCCGTAGGAGCAGATCTGGCTGTGAAAACTCAGTATGTGGTTTTTTCCGTGATTATTCTATCTCTAGGAACCATAGCTATATCTGGTAACTATGATATGGTACCTTTGTCTTTTGGAAGCTTTTCTTCTAGTGGAAACTATTGGAAGGCCTTTGCTGTGTTTTTTCCTGCAGTAACAGGGATATTGGCAGGGGTGAGTATGTCTGGAGATCTTAAAAACCCAAGGAAAGATATTCCTAAGGGAACCCTTGCGGCTATAGGGGTTACCTTTGTCATCTATCTTATACAGATATTCTGGCTTGGAATGAATATTTCCGAGGAAGACCTTCTGAATAATAAACTGATAATCATATCCAAGACAAGGTTTCCTATTCTTATAATCGGCGGGATATGGGCAGCTACTTTATCTTCTGCATTAGGGAGTATGGTAGCAGCTCCTAGAACTATGATGGCTCTGTCAAAGGACAGTGTATTTCCGAAAATTTTTGGTAAGGGAAGCGGAAAATCCAATGAACCTAGGATAGCTTCTTTGGTGAGTTTTGTCATAGCCATTATATTTATAATAAAGGTGAATTTAGATTTTGTGGCTCCTGTAATAACAATGTTTTTCCTAAATACCTATGGGGCAATAAACACAGTGGCGGCTCTCGAGACTCTGGTTGGTAACCCAAGCTACAGGCCTACCTTTAAGACTCCCTGGGTGGTATCCCTTATAGGGGCTTTAGGCTCATACAGAGTTATGTTTTTGATAAATTCCAATGCTACTATAATCTGCCTGGCCTTTACTCTCTGTATCTATCTATATCTAAGTAAAAAAAATATAAGCCGAACCTGGGGAGACTTGAGAGACGGAGTTTTAGTTTCTATCATAAGAATATGTCTTTTAAAACTCAGGTTTAACCAGAAAAAGGAAAAAAACTGGAAACCTGATGTGCTTGTTTTTTCAGGAGAACCAGAAAGCAGAAGTGATCTGGTTTATCTTGCCCAGCAGTTTTCAAAGGGAAGAGGAATAATAACTTTAGTTCACTATATTTTTGGAAGAATAGAGGATAAAAAAGAGGAAGTAAAAGAGGCAAAAAAAGGTTTGGAAAAATATATAAGAGAAAACAGCTTAAATGCTTTTTCTGAGGTGGTAGTAGGTTCAGATATGACTGCTACAATGGAAAAAACAGTACAGACCAACGGAATAGGCTTGCTAAAACCAAATACTGTACTTATGGGAATTCCAAAATCTTTAGAACGTGTCCCTCCTCTTATTAGGTTTATAAGAAAGATCACTTATTTTGATAAAAATCTTATTCTTTTGGTGGAAAATGACGAGAATTCCTTTGGAAATAAAAAGACCATAGATATATGGTGGAGGGGTCTAGAAAATAATGGAAATCTCATGCTGAACTTAGCACATCTTATGTCACTCAATGATGACTGGAAAAAATGTCGGATAAGGCTTCTCAGTATAGTGAGAACTCCAAATGAATCAGATGAAAGAGAAAGAATATTAAAAAAAATGCTAGATTATCTAAGGATAGATGCTGAGGTAAAGGTGGTAAGTAAAGAGAAGGAAAAGAGTATATCTGAGATGATATATGAAAACTCCTTTGAGACTGACCTGGTATTTATGGGGCTCGCAGTTCCAGATGAACACCGGGAAGAAGAGTATTATGAGAGGCTTATGAACATGACAAAGGGGCTAAAAACTGTGCTGCTTGTGAAGGGTAGATTGGTGTAGTTCTTTGTAAATTAAGGAATTAATTAAAGGCTTCTGTTACTTTCTTTTCTTAATAAAAGAAAGTAACCAAAGAAAATCAAGAATTTTCAAACGTCTAGAAAGTAGATATTTCTTTTATCGCCTTTGTAAGCTACAGTCCTCGGTTCCCTGCTCATCCACAGGATAAGGTGTTTCATAGTCGCTATCGCTCCTTGAACTCCCTTAACTTATTCTGTAGAACGGCTGAGTGCAGGTTCTTTTATGTATAAGCCCTGCGACTTGAAAATTCGATAGAGAAAAAATAACAACAAAGAGTAATAAATGGAATTATGCTATAATTATTTTAGAGGTGAATATAAATATATGGATAATAGAGGAATAGGGGTTTTTGATTCTGGATTCGGGGGCCTTACAGTTGTAAAAGAGATAAAAAAAGTACTTCCTGGGGAAAAAATATATTATTTTGGAGATACGGCGAGACTGCCCTATGGTTCAAAATCAAAGGAAAATATAATTCATTATTCTCTGGAGATAGCCGAATTTCTAAAAACCAAAGATATAAAAGCTTTGGTGGTGGCCTGTAACACAGCATCTGCCTTTGCCTTGGATGAGCTAAAAAAACACTGCTCTTTTCCTGTTATAGGGGTTATAGAAGCAGGAAGCAGAAGGGCTCTGGGAATAACTAAGAATGGTAAAGTAGGGATTATAGGTACAAAGGGGACTGTATCTAGTGGTGTGTATGATAGATCCTTATCTAAAGGAAGAAAAGGTATAGAGGTCTACTCTAAACCATGCCCGTTATTTGTGCCTCTTGTGGAAGAGGGAATGGTACAGGATGAGGTTACAGAGATAATGATAGACAGATATTTAAGAGAATTTAAAAACAAGGTTGACTCTCTTATCATGGGATGCACACACTATCCACTATTGGAAGATGAGATAAAAAGATATTTTGAAAAATATGAGCTGGAAGTGGTAAATCCCGCTGTGGAAACTGCCCTTGAGCTAGAAAAACTGCTGGCAGAAAAAGCTATTCTCTCTAAAAAAAGTAATGGGGAGATAGAGTTTTATGTCAGTGACTCTCCTAATCACTTTAAAGAATTAGGTGAGATGTTTTTGGGAGAAAAGATAGACAGGGTGGAAAAAATAAATATAGAAGATTATTGGAGAGGATAAAATGTTTGAATATCTAAAGGGCGAACTGACATTGAAAAAATTGGAATATGCAGTGGTAGATATAAATGGAATAGGCTATAAGGTGAATATTTCTCTTAAGACCTATGAGAAACTGGTTTTGGGAGAAAAGACAAAGCTGTATATATATAACTATATAAGAGAGGATATGTTTAAACTCATAGGTTTTGCAGAGGAGAAAGAAAGAAATTTATTTGAAATTCTCATAAATGTAAATGGTATAGGGGTTTCTTTAGCCCTTGCCATACTGTCAACCTTTGATGTAGAGGACATGAGGGATATTGTATCTAGGGAAGATGTAAAACTTCTAACCAAGGTTCCAAAACTTGGGATAAAAAAGGCACAAAAACTGATAGTAGATGTGAAGGACAAATTGAAAGGTCTGCAGCTAGAGGAGGGGGCATCTGGAAGTACGGCTTCAAAAGGAATTCAGATAGAGGAAGAGTTGTATATGGCCTTAGAATCTCTGGGTTATAGTAAAAAGGATATAGAGAAGTTAGTTACAAGGGAAGAGATCATGGCTTATGAAGGTATAGAGGCTGCAATAAAAGATGTTCTGAAAAAGATACAGAGCAAACTTTAATGTGGAAATTTAGGATAAAGTCTGAAATTATAAAGGAGTAGTACCTCTATCAAAGGTACCACTCTTTTTTATATGAAAAAAAAGTTTTATAGAGGTTAAACAAGAAACCTTGACTTTTATGATATTTTTATTAATTATCAAGATTCGTTCAAAATTTTTTATTAGTGTTTATTCATGACAAAACTGATTTTGATTTTTAGTAAAAATTTTAGTTTGATTTTCTTGGGAAATTTAATTGCAAAGTGGATAAATTTTAAGAGCTTAAATGTAAAGGAAATTTAGGTTAAAAGAGTAAAATACAGAAAGGGTATACTGGATAAAATTTTTTGAAAAGTAACAAAAGGAGTGGGATGATTATGAAGGTTATAATTTTGGCAGGAGGATGTGGAACAAGGTTGTGGCCTCTTAGCAGAGATCACTATCCAAAACAGTTTATAAAGATAAAAACTGAAGAACCCTCTCTTTTTCAGGAGACCTTTGAAAGAAGTCTTTTGATATCAGAGGTTGACGATATCTATGTGGTTACCAATGAAAAATATAAATTTCTGGTAATGGGGGCTATAGAGGAACTGGGATATGATTATAATGAATCTAATATTTTTGTAGAGCCTGAGGCAAAGAATACCCTTCCAGCTATTTATGCAGGTGTACACGGAGCTTCTAAAGACATTGACAGCACATTTGTAGTGTTTCCGTCTGATCACAGGATATTGAAATCAGATGAATTTACAGATATTATAAAGGCCTCAGAAAACCTGGCAGAAAACCATATAATAACCTTTGGAATCAAGCCTGACGGCCCAAATACCGGATATGGTTATATATCTCCTGCTGAAAAAAGATTGAACGGTTATATTGTAGAAAAATTTCATGAGAAGCCAGATTGTGAAACTGCCTTGTCTTATATTGAAAAGGGGTATTTCTGGAACAGCGGGATATTTATGTTTAATTCAGAGTTTTTTACAAATGAGGTTAAAAGTCACGCCAAAAATATCTACGAGGCATTTGATACCAGTACTGATATCAAAGAGGCTTTTTCAAAGATCCATACCAAGGTTTCAATGGATTACGGGATAATGGAAAAAAGCAGTAGGATAGCTGTCGTTCCTGTGGACATAGGATGGAATGATTTAGGGAGTTTTGATGCCTTTTATGATGTCTACAAGAGAGATGACAATGATAATATTGTAGAGCCTGAAAACATTGTTATTGATTCAAAGAATAACTATATATATTCTGAAACAGGCAAGCTTGTTGCGTCTATCGGAGTGGAAGATTTGATAATAGTCGACAACAGAGATGCTCTGCTAGTATGTAAAAAAGAACAGTCACAGAAAGTAAAACAAGTAGTTGAAACTTTAAATTTCAGAAATGATCTGAGATCGCAGTACCATGTGAAAGAATACAGACCCTGGGGACATTCTAAAGTTTTGGAAGAGGAAAAAAATTCATTTAAAATAAACAGAATAGTTGTAGGGGTTGGGAAAGAACTGAGTTACCAAGTCCATTATCATAGAAGTGAACACTGGGTAGTTGTGAAGGGAATGGCTAAGGTAATTCTAGAGAATAAAGAAAAACTTGTTTCTGCAGGAGAGAGTATATTCATAAAGCCTGGAGAAAAGCATAAACTTGAAAATCCCGGGAAAGTTCCCTTAGAAATTATAGAAGTACAAATGGGAGAATATCTTGAAAATGACGATATAATCAGATTTGAAGATTAAACATAGAAAGTAATTTGCTATAAGAAACTAATCTAAATTGATCTTTTATTTCCGATTAAAGTATTGAATTTATCGGGATTCTTTACTTTTCTCTTGAAAGAAAAGTAACCAAAAGTTCAAGAATTTTCAAATGTCTAGGAAGTAGATATTTCTTTTATCGCCTTTGTAAGCTACAGTCCTCGGTTCCCTGCGGAACTTATTCTGTAGGACGGCTTAGTGCAGGTTCTTTCCTGTATAAGCCCTGCGACTTGAAATTCAAAAGACATAAAAATAATAAAGCCCAAACAAATAGTATGCACACAGTTATTTTTTAATTTTTGACTATTATTAATTCTGATTTTAGCCATAGTATAGGAAGAGGAATAAAAAACCTCTCGCAATAGAAAATGTATATACTTTAGTTTTAACTCTGTGAAACTCTCTCTTTTTCTCTGCGTACTCTGTGGCCAAAAGGTTTTATCTTTATTCGTGTTAATTTTTTTGCCTTTTATCGGTTTTCATTCGTGACAAAATCTTTTGACTTTAATATTCTTGTAAATTCAGTAATTTACGAGAATTTGTTTCAACTAGCAACTTGAGTCAAATTAGATGAAAAGATAAAAGGAAAGGCGAACTGTTATCTAATATAATTTATATCAAGATGATACTCAAAGGGAGTGAGAGCTGTGAGGAAAATATATGTATTAGATACCAATGTATTGATTCATGATCCAAAGGCAATATTTAATTTCGTTGACAACGAAGTAATAGTCCCGATATCTGTTATAGAGGAAATAGACAAACTAAAGAGAGATCCCACTACAGGGGCGCAGGCTAGGATAACCTCTCGGGTTATTGATAAAATAAGAGAAAAAGGCTCTCTTTCCAAGGGAGTAGAGCTAGAAAATGATATATTTTTTAAGGTGGAAATAGGATATGGGACTATCAAACTCCCGGAATTTATGCATAAAGAACTGGTAGACAATAAGATACTGGCCGTCACCTTAGGAATAAAAGAAGAAAATCCAGATAAAAAAGTAGTAATAGTAACCAAAGATATAAACATGAGGATAAAAGGAGACTCTCTAGGTTTAGAGGTAGAGGATTATGAGACAGATAAGGTAAATTATTCTGAGCTCTATGAGGGAAGTTATGAGGTTGATGTATCTGATGAGACGTTTAAAACTTTTGAAAAAACCGGAAGAGTAAAAATAGAGGATGTAGCTTCTAAAGAAAATGAACCAAACTGTTTTTTTAAAATGAAAAATTCTGGGAAAGTGATTTCCGGGAGGTATTCTAAAACAAAAAAACGCATCGAAAGAATGGCTTTCGCCGATGTCAGTGCCTGGGGAGTCCGGGCTAGAAATGATGAACAAGAGTACGCTATGGATCTTCTCATGGACGATAATATAAGGGTGATAACCCTAGTGGGAAGAGCCGGTACAGGTAAGACCCTTCTTGCAGTTGCTACAGGTCTTGAGCAGGTAGTTGAAAGAAAAAAATACAAAAAACTTTTTATAGCTCGTCCTATCATACCTATGGGTAAAGATATAGGGTATTTACCAGGAAGTGAGAAAGAAAAACTAAAGCCATGGATGCAGCCTATATATGATAACATTGATTTTCTTTCTGAAAATAAGGAGGATAAGGCTGGAGAAAAAGTAGTTATGGGTCTAGAATCACTAGGGTTACTGAAAATAGAAGCTCTTACTTATATAAGAGGAAGATCTATACCTGCAGGGTTCATTATAATAGATGAGGCACAGAATCTAACTCCTCTAGAGATAAAAACCATTGTTACAAGGGCAGGTGAAGACACTAAGATAGTCTTTACAGGAGACCCAGACCAGATAGACAGTCCTTATTTGGATGCCAACACAAATGGTCTGACTTATCTTGCTGAAAAATTCAGAATGGTAGATATATCGGGGCATATAACCCTTAAAAAGGGTGAAAGATCAAAGCTGGCAGAACTGGCTGCAAAACTTTTATAAAAATATAGTTAAAATTTCATTAAAAAAAAGGGCCCACTCTTGGATTTTTGGGTCTTTTTTTTATAAAAAATTTATTATTGACAGATGGGGAAACATAATGTAATATATACTGCATAAATCGAAATATAAAAAAAAATATAAAAAGTGAATGGTGTTTCTTTGAAATGAAATAAAGTAACCCTTTATTTTAGCAGCGGAGAGTCCATTAAGCCAGATTACTTTCATTATTATGCACAATAATATGGGAGGAGTCTGTTTTTTTTTATAAAAATTTTAAAAACTATACCTGAGGAGAGTGAGATGTATGAAAAAAATTGTTAAGATTCTGGGTGTTTTGGGAATGATTATGGCTCTGGCTGCATGTGGAGGCAAAAAAGAGGAGGAAGCTTCGGTAATAAAAATCGGATCTATTTTACCTCTGACAGGAGACATTGCAACCTTTGGAGAGTCATCTAAAAACGGACTTTTGATTTTACAGGATGAGGTAAATGAAGCCGGTGGAATCAATGGTAAAAAAATCGAGTTTTTATTTGAAGATGACGAAAACAAACCTGCTAGTTCTGCCAGTGTTGCTCAAAAACTTATAAACAATGACAAAGTGGTAGCTATAATAGGATCTATCGCTAGTAAATGTAGTATCGCAGTTGGACCTATCGCAACACAAAGTAAAATACCTATGATAACACCTACTTCAACAAACCCTAAGGTAACTACACAAGGTGGAGAATATGTATTTAGAGCATGCTTTATAGATCCTTTCCAAGGAAAGATTCTTGCAAAGTTCTCTGCAGAAGATCTAAAAGCTAAAAAAGCTGCTGTACTTTATGACGTTGCAAATGATTACAGTAAAGGTCTTGCAGAATTCTTCCAAAAAGGATTTGAAGAAGCTGGTGGAGAAGTCGTATCAGTAGAAACTTATAATACAGGTGA
This window encodes:
- a CDS encoding amino acid permease-associated protein, with the protein product MEKRFGAFSGVFLPTFLTIIGVIFYLRFGWIVGNAGIMGTISIVVLAHVITIATALSISSITTNMDVKGGGAYYLISRSLGLEIGGSIGIPLYLSQVISVALYILGFVESVKMIYPAINDKIVALAVTVVIGIISAVGADLAVKTQYVVFSVIILSLGTIAISGNYDMVPLSFGSFSSSGNYWKAFAVFFPAVTGILAGVSMSGDLKNPRKDIPKGTLAAIGVTFVIYLIQIFWLGMNISEEDLLNNKLIIISKTRFPILIIGGIWAATLSSALGSMVAAPRTMMALSKDSVFPKIFGKGSGKSNEPRIASLVSFVIAIIFIIKVNLDFVAPVITMFFLNTYGAINTVAALETLVGNPSYRPTFKTPWVVSLIGALGSYRVMFLINSNATIICLAFTLCIYLYLSKKNISRTWGDLRDGVLVSIIRICLLKLRFNQKKEKNWKPDVLVFSGEPESRSDLVYLAQQFSKGRGIITLVHYIFGRIEDKKEEVKEAKKGLEKYIRENSLNAFSEVVVGSDMTATMEKTVQTNGIGLLKPNTVLMGIPKSLERVPPLIRFIRKITYFDKNLILLVENDENSFGNKKTIDIWWRGLENNGNLMLNLAHLMSLNDDWKKCRIRLLSIVRTPNESDERERILKKMLDYLRIDAEVKVVSKEKEKSISEMIYENSFETDLVFMGLAVPDEHREEEYYERLMNMTKGLKTVLLVKGRLV
- the ald gene encoding alanine dehydrogenase, which translates into the protein MKIGVPKEIKNNENRVGLIPASVAQLVADGHQLFVETKAGIGVGISDEDYIKAGAKILDSLEDVFEAADMIIKVKEPQPREIACLKPHHLLYTYLHLAADKPQTEGLMASGATCIAYETIVLEDKSIPLLAPMSEVAGRMATQMGAFYLQENQGGKGVLIGGVPGTKRAKCVIIGAGVAGQNALQMAVGLGADCTIIDLDIHKLRYLDDIYGNKIKTIYSNSHNIEEAVVNADLVIGTVLVPGAKAPKLVTREHIKKMQPGTVLVDVAIDQGGCFETSKATTHTEPIFFVDDVLHYCVANMPGAFARTSTYALNNATLKYARALAGMDIHKACKKYPELINGINVIDGKLVYEQVAKDLDLHYTPLEDVCK
- the uvrA gene encoding excinuclease ABC subunit UvrA, which codes for MLDKIIVRGAREHNLKNINVEIPKNKFVVITGVSGSGKSSLAFDTIYSEGQRRYVESLSAYARQFIGQMQKPDMDSIEGLSPAISIEQKTTNKNPRSIVGTMTEVYDYMRLLFAHVGTAHCPICGEKVEKQSIEEMVDSILLRFEEKTKIILMSPLVKEKKGTHKNLFINLQKKGFVRVRVDGEVLHLEDEIELDKNKKHTIEVVVDRVVLKKQDKDFISRFTQSVEASTELSGGRVVLSIEGEDYSYSENFVCPNHEEVSIPDINPRLFSFNAPYGACPECNGLGKKLEVDENRLIEDENLSLNNGGIYIPGAASRKGYSWAVFQSMARAFDIDLDKPVKELSKRELDIVFYGVVGKSFRVDYKGRDFQYHGMKEYEGAIKNLERRYYETASDSMKDEIENKYMIEKICKVCNGKRLKPEVLGVTINEKNIMEICFVSVKEALEFFQNLKLSPKEEMIAKEILKEIRERLSFMINVGLDYLSLARETKTLSGGESQRIRLATQIGSGLTGVLYVLDEPSIGLHQRDNNKLLATLNRLKDLGNTLIVVEHDEDTMFQADYIFDLGPGAGRFGGEIVAKGTPKQIMRSKKSLTGKYLNKNIKIETPEKRRKWKKSIKLQGASGNNLKNVDVEIPLGVMTLVTGVSGSGKSTLINQTLFPLLFNMLNKGKLYPLENKGIKGVEKLDKVIDIDQSPIGRTPRSNPATYTKIFDDIRNLFAETKESKIRGYKKGRFSFNVRGGRCEACQGAGIIKIEMNFLPDVYVECEVCKGKRYNRETLEVTYKGKNISDVLGMSVGEAYEFFEKIPSLERKLRVLMEVGLDYIKLGQPATTLSGGEAQRIKLATELSKVARGHTVYILDEPTTGLHFEDIRKLLEVLNRLVDKGNTVIVIEHNLDVIKTADHIIDIGPEGGDEGGKIIAVGTPEQLIEVEKSYTGHYLKKVME